Genomic segment of Microbacterium hydrocarbonoxydans:
GGACGGCTCTGACGCGATCGCGGACTGGCCGCTGCTGAACGCGCTGCTCAACACGGCATCGGGCGCGTCGTGGGTGTCGCTGCACCACGGCGGAGGAGTGGGTATCGGGCGCTCGATCCATGCGGGACAGGTGACGGTCGCAGACGGATCGGCGCTCGCCGCAGAGAAGCTCGAGCGGGTGCTCACCAACGACCCGGGCACCGGCGTCATGCGCCATGTGGACGCAGGCTATGAGCATGCGCGCGACGTCGCTCGCGAGCGTGGCCTGAAGGTGCCGATGCTGTGAGCACCGTGCTGATCACCCACATCGGCGAGCTGACGACGAACGTCCGCTCGCTCGACGGAGACCGGTGCGGAACGCTCCACGACGCCGCCGTGCTGATCCAGGGCGGACGGATCGCGTGGGTCGGATCCGCCCTCGACGCGCCGTCCGCCGACGAGACCGTCGACGCCGACGGTCACGCCGTGATCCCCGGGTTCGTCGACAGCCACAGCCACCTGGTGTTCGGCGGAGATCGTGCCGCCGAGTTCGAGGCGCGCATGGCGGGTCAGAAGTATGCCGCCGGCGGCATCCGTTCGACCGTCGCCGCGACCAGGGCCGCGACGGATGACGAGCTGCGCGCCCGCCTGCGCGGATTCCTCGACGAGATGGTGTCTCAGGGCACGACGACTGTGGAGATCAAGAGCGGCTACGGGCTGAGCGTCGCCGACGAGGAGCGCCTCGTGCGTCTGGCCGCCGAGGTCACCTCGGAGGTGACGTTCCTGGGAGCGCACGTGGTTCCGGCGGAGTACGCCGACAGGCCTGACGACTACGTCGACCTCGTGATCGGCCCGATGCTCGACGCGTGCTCTGCGTACTCGAAGTGGATCGACGTGTTCTGCGAGAGCGGCGCTTTCACCGTCGAGCAGTCTCGGCGGGTTCTCGAGGCCGGGGTCGCGAAGGGGCTGCAGCCGCGCGTGCACGCGAGCCAGCTGGGCTCCGGCGACGGGGTGCGTCTCGCGGTCGAGCTCGGAGCGGCATCCGTCGATCACGGCACATATCTGACCGAGGCCGATGTCGAGGCGCTCGCAGCATCCGACACCGTGCTCACCCTGCTGCCGGGGGTGGAGTTCTCGACACGGCAGCCGTACCCCGATGCGCGTCGTCTGATCGACGCGGGTGCCACGGTGGCGATCGCGTGCGACACGAATCCGGGCTCGAGCTTCACCTCGTCGATGCCCTTCTGCATCGCGGTCGCGGTGCGTGACATGGGCATGACACCTGCGGAGGCGGTGTGGGCGGCGACGGCCGGCGGCGCTCGTGCGCTGCGACGAGACGACATCGGAGTGGTCGAGGCGGGGGCGCGTGCCGACCTCGTGCTGCTGAAGGCGACCACGCGCATTCATCTCGCGTATCGGCCGGGAGTGCCCCTCGTGCAGCGGGTGTGGAAGGACGGCGTCGTGGTGCACGACGCACCGGCGACCGGAATGGAGGATCATGGCTCTCTCACACGATGACCTGTGGCCGCGTGCGGGATCGTGGTCCCCTGTCCAGGGCAGGGACGACGCGGATGCCGTGCTCCTGGGCGTGCCGACGTGGCGCACCTCGCTCTCACCGACCGGCGCTCACGCGACGCCCGCGGCGATCCGCGACGCTGTGACCCGCTACAGCGCCACGGTCATGGGTCCTCCCGTGATCGATCTCGCTGAAGCGCTGCGGGTGCTCGACGCCGGCGACATCTCGGAGCCCGACGGTGACGACGGCATCGCCTCGACGGTCGCGCGGGTGCGCGAGCTGGCGGATGCCGCCCGTCTGGTGATCGCCCTCGGTGGCGACAACGCCCTGACCTATCCGGTGGCGAGAGGAGCCCGCGCCACCGGGCTGATCACGATCGACGCGCATCTCGACCTGCGCGACGGGGTGTCGAACGGATCGCCGGTGCGGCGGCTCGTCGAAGACGCTCCCGAGGGCGAGCGGATCGACCCGACGCGGATCGTTCAGATCGGCATCGCCGACTTCGCGAACTCCGCGGCCTACGCCGCCCGCGCCGCGGACTGGGGCATCCGCGTCATCACCCTCGACGAGGTGCGGCGCCGAGGGATCCCGGATGTCGTGGCCGAGGCTGCACGCATCGCGGGATCGGGTGCCGCTGCCCGCATCCATCTCGACGTCGATGTCGACGCCGCCGACCGCTCTGCGGCTCCCGGATGCCCGGCGAGCGTGCCCGGCGGTCTCACCGCGGGGGAGCTCCGGGCACTCGTGCGCGCGATCGTCACCGACCCGCGCGTGGTCAGCGCCGACATCGCCGAGGTCGACGCCACGGCCGACACGGAAGACATGCGCACGGTGCGGCTCGCCGCCCTGTGCGTGCTGGAGATGCTGGCAGCCCTCGCCACGCGGTGACGCTCGCACCTCGTCGACCCGGTTCGCACCACCCGCACGCGACACGTCGGCCCCGCCGCACGGTTGCCCGAGCGGCGATGTCTACGCTGGGAGGATCCGCCGAGACCCCGAAAGGCTCATCGATGTCGCTGACGCTCCCTGCTCCGTCTCTGCCTGACCCGACGACCGTTCCCGCATTGCGCTGGGGTGTCATCGGCACGGGCATCGCCGGCAAGTTCGTGCACGCGATCCATGCCCACACCGAGCAGCGGGCGGTCGCCGTCACCGCGCGCGACCGCGGCAGGACCGAGGCATTCGCCGCCGAGCACGGCATCGCACGCGTGCTGCCGAGCGTCGAGGCGCTCGTGAGCGACCCCGAGATCGATGTCGTGTACGTCGCGACCCCGCATCCGCTGCACCGCGATCAGGCGCTCGCTGCGATCGCCGCAGGCAAGCACGTGCTCATCGAGAAGCCGATCGCGATGTCGTCGGCCGAGGCCCGAGAGATCACGGATGCCGGCCGTGCGGCCGGTGTGCTGGTGATGGAGGCCATGTGGACGAGGTATCTGCCCCAGTCCGACATCATGCGCACGGTGCTCGCCGACGGCGCCATCGGCGACCTCCGTCTCGTCGCGGCCGACTTCGGGTTCACGATGCCCTACCTCCCCGACCATCGGCTCTGGGATCCGACGCTGGGAGGAGGCGCGCTGCTCGACGCCGGCGTGTATCCGATCTCGTTCGCGTCATCGGTTCTCGGCGCGCCGACCGAGATCGTCGCCAAGGGGGACAGCGGTCCCGGCGGGGTGGATGTCAGGGCCGACCTCCTGCTGTCATATGCCTCGGGTGCCCGGGCCTTCGCCAGCACGTCGTTGCAGACCGCGATGCCGGTGACTGCCGCCGTGCTCGGATCGCGCGGCCGTATCGAGATCGGGAGTCCTTTCTTCGGTCCGTCGTCGATCAGTGTGACCCTCGGCGGCTTCGGCTCGTCCGAGACGGCCACGTTCTCGGACAACCGTTTCGAGGCGGTCCACGACGGTCTCGGATACCAGGCCACCGCGCTGGCCTCCTATGTCGCAGAGGGACGCGTGGAGTCTCCTGTGCACACGCACGACGATGTCGTGGGCGTGATGCACGTCATCGACGTGGCTCGCGCGGCGATCCGCGAGTCGGCGACGTCGGGCGACTGAGCGCTTCATGAGCATCGTCGACCGGCTGCGGCAGGGGCCCCGCGGGCGTCGCCTGTGCCTCGCCTCGATGTGCAACGCCGATGATGCTGTGAGGACCGCGGTGTTCTGGCTCGGCCACGAGCTCGATTCGAATACGGGAACGATCGTCCGCTTCGGCGCGGACGACAGCGAGCCCCGCGAGAGCCCCACCTTCACCGCTGCCGAGGTCGCCGGTCTGATCCGGCACGCAGATCTGCCCGCACCCTCGGATCAGGCCGTGCGAGATGCCATGGGCGAGTCCGTCGACCACGCACGGTACTGGCAGGAGCCGGACGGCACGGATGCCGTGGCCGCGCTGCCCGAGGTTCGAGAGGCACTGCGCGCCGTCGCCGAGCGACTCGTGTCTGCGATGCCGCACCTGACCGCGCCTTTCACTCCGACGCAGTGGGCGGTCGACTGGCGGCCGGCATCCGACAGTGCACCGCTCGAACGCGACCCGGCCTCCGTTCTCGCGTCGTGGTCGGAGGAACTGCGGGAGGAGGAGAAGAGTGCGGCGCACGATCGACCCTCCGATCCGAGCGCGAACTTCTCGGGATCCTGGTGGTCGGTCCCGTGGCAGCTTCGGACGACTCGCGCGCACGTGACCGACGCGCTGGAGTATGTGGAGGACTCCCTCGGCTGGAAGGTCGCGACGGTCATCCCGGTGCGGGGGACGGGCCGGATTCTCGAGGTGACCTCGGCCGATGACTGGGCGGAGCTGTGCCGCGAGTTCCCGATGGACGTGACGGCGTCGCGTCGCCACGACTGGTTCCGTGTGACGGGACGCGGCGGGAGCTGGGTTATCCCCGATTGGGAGCGTGTGGCCGAACGGTGGGACGCCGTGCATCTCACGACTCTCGGGTACCTCTCGGCCGCCACGCGGCTCATCGAGGTCGACGACGAGTATGCGACCGTCATCGGCGGGTGGGCCCCGGACTCCACGGTGTGGCTCACCGACTCCCTGCGCGAATGGGCGGAGCCGCGTCAGGAATGGCGCTTCACCGATGACGGAGAGCGGTGGACGTGGGAGAGGGTCGACGAGTCGGGCGCCGGCGGAGAGCGCGATTCAGGGCGCCACTGATCAGTTCAGCGCCGATGTCAGTCGGAACACTCCGTCGAGGAAGGTCGACTTCGCGGGCTCGCGCCGCCATTCCTCGAGGGTCAGCTCGCGGCCGGCGGTGCGGTATCGCTGCTCGATCTCGCGCATCTGCGCCACGAACGACGCACCGCGCACCAGCAGCGACATCTCCGAGTTCAGACTGAACGAGCGGATGTCCATGTTGCTCGAGCCGATCACGGCCACATCGTCATCGATCGAGAAGTGCTTGGCATGCAGGATGTACGGCGCGGGGTACAGGAAGATGCGCACCCCCGCTCGCAGCAGCGTCTCGTAGTACGAACGCTGCGCGTGGTAGACCATCGCCTGGTCGCCGAGTTCCGACACGAACAGCTGTACGTCGAGTCCGCGCTGGCAGGCCGAGGTGATCGCGTAGATCATCGCTTCGTCGGGCACGAAGTAGGGGCTGGTGAGGATGACCTTCTCGGTGGCGCCGTGGATGAGCGAGAGGAACATCCGCAGGTTGTTCTCGGTGCCGTAGGCGGGGCCGCTCGGCACCATCTGGCACTGCAGATCCGCGGGCACCGGCACCGCGACGGCAGAGGCCGGAACACGTTCCACCTCGGAGAGGTCCTCGCCGGTCTCGATGAGCCAGTCCGA
This window contains:
- the hutI gene encoding imidazolonepropionase encodes the protein MSTVLITHIGELTTNVRSLDGDRCGTLHDAAVLIQGGRIAWVGSALDAPSADETVDADGHAVIPGFVDSHSHLVFGGDRAAEFEARMAGQKYAAGGIRSTVAATRAATDDELRARLRGFLDEMVSQGTTTVEIKSGYGLSVADEERLVRLAAEVTSEVTFLGAHVVPAEYADRPDDYVDLVIGPMLDACSAYSKWIDVFCESGAFTVEQSRRVLEAGVAKGLQPRVHASQLGSGDGVRLAVELGAASVDHGTYLTEADVEALAASDTVLTLLPGVEFSTRQPYPDARRLIDAGATVAIACDTNPGSSFTSSMPFCIAVAVRDMGMTPAEAVWAATAGGARALRRDDIGVVEAGARADLVLLKATTRIHLAYRPGVPLVQRVWKDGVVVHDAPATGMEDHGSLTR
- a CDS encoding Gfo/Idh/MocA family oxidoreductase; the protein is MSLTLPAPSLPDPTTVPALRWGVIGTGIAGKFVHAIHAHTEQRAVAVTARDRGRTEAFAAEHGIARVLPSVEALVSDPEIDVVYVATPHPLHRDQALAAIAAGKHVLIEKPIAMSSAEAREITDAGRAAGVLVMEAMWTRYLPQSDIMRTVLADGAIGDLRLVAADFGFTMPYLPDHRLWDPTLGGGALLDAGVYPISFASSVLGAPTEIVAKGDSGPGGVDVRADLLLSYASGARAFASTSLQTAMPVTAAVLGSRGRIEIGSPFFGPSSISVTLGGFGSSETATFSDNRFEAVHDGLGYQATALASYVAEGRVESPVHTHDDVVGVMHVIDVARAAIRESATSGD
- a CDS encoding arginase family protein — protein: MALSHDDLWPRAGSWSPVQGRDDADAVLLGVPTWRTSLSPTGAHATPAAIRDAVTRYSATVMGPPVIDLAEALRVLDAGDISEPDGDDGIASTVARVRELADAARLVIALGGDNALTYPVARGARATGLITIDAHLDLRDGVSNGSPVRRLVEDAPEGERIDPTRIVQIGIADFANSAAYAARAADWGIRVITLDEVRRRGIPDVVAEAARIAGSGAAARIHLDVDVDAADRSAAPGCPASVPGGLTAGELRALVRAIVTDPRVVSADIAEVDATADTEDMRTVRLAALCVLEMLAALATR